The Anomaloglossus baeobatrachus isolate aAnoBae1 chromosome 4, aAnoBae1.hap1, whole genome shotgun sequence genome contains the following window.
tctgctgtttactccttcatgtccctcactggactgcctggttcttcccgcctccagagctgtgatctcctcggtgggcggagccaaccgcctggcccaccccctggtgtgaatcatcagcctctggaggaaggcaacaaggatttgtggttagcttaggtgttcctacctgagatgtagggtgtgatggtgtgtgacctgtgtcccctggcttgcccagggcgacacagactaTCGTAGCTGGTGAAGGAATGGTTTACATCCTTCTATGGCACCTGACTACAGTCTTCCAAGGTTTAAAGGGTGTCTGTCAGCACAgcatgactgttcacaccaagtacaggcgctcagtgCATCATGGTGTGGGCAAACATTTAACCACAccatcccacctgcttgttttccgatCTATCTCCAACCCccccttctttgattgacagccctggcttcatagagccagagaagggaggagataaatggttaacaagcaggtgggaaggtggaaTTAAGTGTTTGGCTCCACCTTGATGCACCGAGCTCCTGTGCTTGGTGTCAACAGTCATCCTCTGCTGATAGAGACCCTTTAAACCTAGGAAGACTGTAGTCAGTTGCCATAGAAGGATGAACACCATTCCTTTGAGCACTGTGGACTATCATAGCTCATAATATGGTAGAAATGGTAGGAGAGACTGCCTAGATACAGCCCTAACGAATGGCTATTACCCAGATGCAGCCTTTGTTGAAGATCTCCAATATGTCAGGAGAACCCAGAACTTCTGAAGGAGAGTTGTCCATCAGCGATTCTCCTCCCGTCAGATCAGTTGCCCATAATTCCTGTTCAAGTTCAGTATCGTCTATGCTGGAATAAGAATAAAAGGAATAACTAGAGCAGATGTGTAGACTGAGATTGAACACATGGCGGGtgttggaagccaacatggacaatgtATGTATCATAAGGAATTACTAGACTCCATATTGTATCTATGAGCTACCAATATTACCAGGACTGTACATCAAAGGAATCAGACATGTACAGTGAAGAGTTTCATAACCTGTGAGGCAAGAAGGCCATTGTGTTTTTGTTGATGAACTGACCTTTGTCCTATCAACATGATAAAGGTTGCATCTTCACGGGAATTGAACATGGTGCCTTTAGCCTCTTGGAAGATACATGAATGTCAATGTcttcatgaattgaatgtcctgttTATAGCCTATTAAAATGTATATTGGTAAACAATCCCTTGTTTAAGTGGAATACAAGCCATTGTACTGGAGATGGACATGAAGTCTCCAACCTGAATGGAGTGTAAACCTGTCCTCAGGCTTTGTGATATGAAACACCTTTGCTACATACCAGGACACCATCCACAGGATCCACAGGTTTGTCAAGATTCGTCTTAATCCTTTAACAAATTGACCTTGGAGAGCCACCTTCAGTAGAGCATTGACATCAACAGCCAAATGCACATTCCTGGACAACTCAAAAGACTGATCTGATTGGATGCTACTAATATGTGGAGGTATTACAGGGATGGGCACTGTATgtgtgccgagccactcggatcagtgctcgtgtactgcgggtggtggctcgagcctctcacggacccgggggtcacgtcgctctgcaaggggtagtGGCGGTACACGCAGGGGTTTGGTGGaataggtaaagttcgtgacgccacccacgggttgtggtgattgtatggtggacaccaccgttgctattgactaggcctcccggggacggtgttatgcagctcagtgttaacccctccgtgggcaggggcgatggtcccgggggcccgcgggaaggtgCTGAAGGCTAGGGCGCGTGGGCGTACTGGACGCGGGtgcagtgcagtgcggtgcggtgcggtgcgcggcccaaaggcgctggtgtactcactctgacacaagatactggagtctctggtaaaccaaacggcagaatggacggggcccgcagccggctgcagtgttctccctggacgggttggtgatggctgtcgtttccctgcacctatgttgtgtgaatcttgactcctgtgcctggacactggtagtccgctccccggcatgtaaatgtcataggagcccgtttgcccgcagacgctggccctttggatctcttgcctttggcggtggcacttaccctggatggttgggctgttgccttcaatcaggacttgggtgggaatgaacccctgaggtccagaccgcaatcagtgaatttgactatcaaggcggctactagcctagtcggggtctgagtaccctgcatggtgcttggcttccaatcggctccccggtttggtaccagcctgaccccggtcctacggttccaccgaccgtactcCCAACTCCTGCATACGGCCACCacggtctgccgaccttgctggaggtgcctgggcttcgACCCAGACACCTAGCAGTTCCACTGGTGGGCCTGGTCCCAGGTCCGCCTGTGCGTgtcctttctcctctcctctccttccactctcactgaactcaaCTCACTGCACTGTCtgaactgtgttttcctgcctccgggcctgtgaactcctcggtgggcagagtcaactgcctggctccacccaccttgtgtggacatcaaacctgaagggtggcaacaaggatttttgtgtgactgatgtcaccTGTCTGGGTAAGGGGTGTAtgtggtgttgtgtttgtgactagctggctagtccagggcgtcacatatgggccatgtgtgattgtgtgtgatatAAAAGGTAGCCTTTCCCTTAGTTAGGGAATTTACAATGACATACATAAGGGAAAACTATTTGTAATAAATCCCCTTTTAAAGATCCAGTAGCTCTTGTTAATTATGATTAACTAGCACCCCAAAACTCAGCAGATTTCTACagcagggaaagaaaaaaaaaaaaaaccccataacagTGTGGACCCCTTAGAAGCTGGACACCAGAAGTGCCTGACTGGCCAATTGACCATATTGGGCTTCCTCAGATTTCCAATAGTGATAGTTCCCAATACCCAAACAAATGTTTGGGCACTTACTGCATTGGACGGAGAAGACTATGTTGTTAGGAAAGCCTAGACAAAGTCTTCGAAAGAGGATATAGCTATTGTTCAAGGTCTCCTTTGAGATGTGAGGCTTTGAGACATTCACCCCTTAGAATCTGATCCTAGCAGGAACAATCATCCACCCTTGTTTGGTCTTGGGGAAAATAACATGTCTAGAGGAGACCATAACTACAAGCACCATTACAGAATACAAGGTGTTCCGGTGGAAGGACTTTTGACCAGATGGTGGTGTGTTATTGATTAGGGTTTGGCAATATGTGGTTTGTGTGTGTTAGGACCCTTCTCTAAGACTTCATGATTTAAGGATGAAAATTAAAGTTGCTATATATCTTAACTAAAACCGTTCCCATCCCACAATCTCCGAATACCGAAGGATTCTACTGAAAGCTGAAATGAAATAAGTACAACGTGCACAAAAGACTATTTATTCTTACCTAGTTAAATAATAAAAGTTGATACAAAACACATCCTGCTATACTGAACGGCTCATCTGCCACCAAGGATCCTCTTCCTCCTCATATTTCTCTTCAATTCGAAACTTATAAGAAGTCTTCCTCCCGGGAATTAGATCGTGAAAACGTTTCATAGGAAGTTGCATGGTAACTCCTCCTACATAGCCATCAAATGAGAATGGGATTTCTCTGCTACACTTGGTCCATATCGACTCCCCCGGGCTCCAGTAAAACATCTTTTCATGGCAAAATCCATCACTTCCACTTCCTCCGACAATGTAGATCCTGTGTTTCCAAACAACCACTGCGGCTTCTGAGACACTTTCCAGGATGGGTGGAATTCTACAATGACAAATTCTTCCCAAGTAATCCATGCAAAAACTTCTAGAAATGGTGTTTGGTTGCTCATAATACAACAGATAGGCCTGATACTCATCGTAGGGTGGGTATGGATCAGTATTCCCATTTCTGGAGTTATAACTAGCAATGATGTACAATTTCTCATTAAGAACAACGGCCCCCGCGTCCGAAAACACCACAGGAAGAGGGAAGTTGCTCCACGTGTCAGACGATATATCATAAATGAGAAATCCCTGAAAGCGTGATGATTTTTTAACAGAACCGGTCAACCCACCTATGAGAAACATCTTCCCTTTCAACTGAGCCGATGCGAAACTTCGCAAGTCTGCCGGCATGGAGGAGGCCTCTGTCCAACACTTCTTCACCAGACTGAAACATTCCATTGAACTAATTGCTTCTTGACCATCACATCCACCCATTGCATATAGTTCATGTTTGTAATGTAGAAAGCCATGTCCGTATCTGGCTTTGGCCATAGACTGCAATTTCGTCCACTCATTTTTGACAGAGTCGTACATGTGTAGCAAATTAGAAGCAGAATTGTCTTCATCTTGACCTCCAGATACATACAAGATGTTCCCCATGGCTAAAAGTCCAGGTTGGTAAAGAGGACAGATGAATGGAATCTTTTCCCATGTTTCTGTAACTGGGTCATATGCGTTTATATGATAGTCTTCTTGTTCCGGAATGGTTTCGTATCTTTCCGACAGGTCCATGCCTAGTATCCGATGTTCAAACATTCCTTGGCGCAGACTCAATACTGGTGAGTAGTGGGCAGGGTTTAGAGTAGGAATCTCAAGCTTGACTTCTGTTAACTCTTCTAGATCCATAAGTGGAAATCGGACAACCTTCAGTAACTCTTCTGGAAGAGGGTTACTTTCGTCAGAGTGAAATTCCCACCACCGGCACGCAAGGTTATAGATTGTGCGTTCCGATGAAACCATCAACTTATCGGAGGAGAGAATTCTGGTCAACTCTGACAGCTCCAAATAATAGAAGTCCTCTTTGTCTGCTAAATCAGTTAAATGAACGCTGATGTAATCCATAGCTACATCCTCGAGGCTTTGGTCATTGTGACTATGAGCCAGTCTGAAGATCCACAGGCAGTTTTCACCATCAATATATTTTTTAAGGAACCTAAAAAATAAAACCAGAGAAGATACCTGAACTTTATCACAatacatataattttttttaagaaaACAATCAGTAATTGTAGGAAATCTGACATTGTTTTGCTACATAATGTAagaccagcatgatgtaggggctgagatcctgattccagcaatgtgtcacttactaggatgTGTGTTGCTGTTTaagtaaaatcagtgttttatcagcaaaagATCATCACTACAGCACTAGGTGTCTCATGCCTCCTACTCAGCTGCTCTGCGTAACCCCGTCcccaacactgattagcagctgtcaATTTATACAGAAAACATCCAACCACACTGCTCACAATTCTGAGCTGTGCAGCAGATAATACAATGATTCGATAcaatcattgttttctctgctgaaaatgtagcagtgctcagaatgctgagctgtatatAAATCGTGTCCCCAACACTAATTAGCAGCTGTGTcaatgtacacagaaaactgctGCAGATCTTGCAGAGCTCAGAATCGTGAGCTGTGTGGTCGacagttttctgtgtacattgtcaaaaagctgctaatcagtgatgtgggtgggattatacacagctcagaattctgagcactaatagatctgcagcaaagaaaacaatgATTGCATCaagtcaatgttttctctgctgcaaaggtagcagtgctcagaatgctgagctgtgtataatcccGCCCATACCACCGATTGGTAGTTTTCGCTCTACATtgtcagaaagctgctaatcagtggtatggACGGGATTAAACACAGCTCCGCATGTTATTCTTTCTCGTTGTGCACACAcgacattataatttgaaacagcagtcagatccaaaGAGTGACCGGTTGAGTCACGTCCCTAACATTAACAGCGTGTATGAAGTTTCCAGAATCTACCAATATGGCAGAATAGAGACAGCATGGACTTTAAGGGAACCAAccctcaggattttcatatataaagtaaagccagtgctatactggtgctagggtgctgaatgtaagcatagcttctgttctgagattggatgtttactTGCACATACTTCTGAAATAAAAGTTCCAGCAATacactatttgattgacaggtgcaacaggaagggaatatgtgggtcaggtcttgccaTTTATTTCCCAGTCTGGCCTTGGTAGATGTTAGTCTGTATGAGCTGCATTTCTAAACAGGCcactatcacgtgacagaaatgactcatacctggaaggagcccatacagtctagtgtgccgcccccgcgtcagcggccgggctgctcggatccggatccacggtggctcgaggggtctccaggggtcttgcggccactcgaatcaaggggggctatgtacaggggacggtgtggaaagtttctgacgccacccgtggtgtgtggtaaaggtgaagtaccaccgctgtggctgggagtacccggtggcgatggagtgggcagccaggtgtttgacccctccacgggtagggagggatgccccgggactctatGGTgttggggaggtgccgttgggccagtaagggttaattgcgtactcagtccaataacgctgacaacctTGGTAAACCGAaggtcttgatgccactgcagcagggagggagcacgcctggatcctgtgcccgttggtgttgcttgttagcctgtgaccttaaccttggcacctctttttgtagttggtccctttcagcttgaaacTAAAACGGGTCCTgcgcacccgtatggctaacggagtgagcttgctctcagggttcacgcttgggattttcaggaCTAGGCagcgggaaagtcctatccccctcgttgcgctagtaccctgattttgaagcaggtggagaacggatcttgaaggctccatcctcgtcaggtgaattaccaggacgcctgaagctccttcttggcctggggtccacgtacccagtcgtgccctggcccctgcccggtgatggcacaaggccgccaggctgtcctcctcgacagtccatgccccttgtcacgatccccctgcgaccgggggtcccactcctaccaggcccagaccaacgtctgccacttagtatacaaggagcccagttcctgacctctcctctcgggaGACAGTCCTCAACTGACtgcctcctaacactcctgacctccccttaaccaaccccccgagTGGccatcccttcaggctgtccactggtgtgtctggtgggtgtggtgcagcgtgttcctagggttttgattagcttgttcttagcaacacctaaGGTCAGGAACCTGGAAccaaa
Protein-coding sequences here:
- the LOC142302767 gene encoding kelch-like protein 24, encoding MQHVEGDPRENHETLQECIITGLREFYLSETLCDAAIETAGKRFLCHRVVLSSVSPYFHVLFTCPMRESKSGEVSLLDIPASVMDAVLNFVYTGEAKLSMDNVEELFTVSSRLQIRLLQELCSRFLKKYIDGENCLWIFRLAHSHNDQSLEDVAMDYISVHLTDLADKEDFYYLELSELTRILSSDKLMVSSERTIYNLACRWWEFHSDESNPLPEELLKVVRFPLMDLEELTEVKLEIPTLNPAHYSPVLSLRQGMFEHRILGMDLSERYETIPEQEDYHINAYDPVTETWEKIPFICPLYQPGLLAMGNILYVSGGQDEDNSASNLLHMYDSVKNEWTKLQSMAKARYGHGFLHYKHELYAMGGCDGQEAISSMECFSLVKKCWTEASSMPADLRSFASAQLKGKMFLIGGLTGSVKKSSRFQGFLIYDISSDTWSNFPLPVVFSDAGAVVLNEKLYIIASYNSRNGNTDPYPPYDEYQAYLLYYEQPNTISRSFCMDYLGRICHCRIPPILESVSEAAVVVWKHRIYIVGGSGSDGFCHEKMFYWSPGESIWTKCSREIPFSFDGYVGGVTMQLPMKRFHDLIPGRKTSYKFRIEEKYEEEEDPWWQMSRSV